A window of Cellulomonas fimi contains these coding sequences:
- a CDS encoding ABC transporter substrate-binding protein: MFPQKRRTRVLAAAAATTVLALTAACSGGGGGDEEANDDGTPAGAITVLTWRTDLVEDGTFDDYVEKFKAKYPEVTEVKIEGITDYEGEVKTRMSTDNYGDVLAIPGSVTPDQYADFFEPLGTQEEIGAEYQWINDKSFEGQSYGIPVVGNVQGYVYNKRVWEEAGVTEFPDTPDAFLDALRKIKDHGVEVAPLYTNYKDGWPLSQWDGWLGAVTADPDWKNKIVESDTPWTPDSDYGVVDGLVYEAVARGLTEADPTTTNWEESKRLLGTGQVATMVLGSWAIPQMQAAAEAAGEDPADIAYAPTPVKVDGTFHSVAGGDYNLGINVHSKNKATARAWIDWFNHESGFSESQAGLSPIIDGPVPAALDSFVSEVELITLNPAPEGKEALFGDIDKASGIVTTDPKFRQQTVDDARSGARTLEQIFDDLNAKWAEGRASVA, translated from the coding sequence ATGTTCCCTCAGAAGCGACGCACCCGCGTCCTGGCGGCCGCGGCCGCCACCACGGTCCTCGCCCTCACGGCCGCGTGCTCGGGCGGCGGGGGCGGCGACGAGGAGGCCAACGACGACGGCACCCCTGCGGGTGCGATCACGGTCCTGACCTGGCGCACGGACCTCGTCGAGGACGGCACGTTCGACGACTACGTCGAGAAGTTCAAGGCCAAGTACCCCGAGGTCACCGAGGTCAAGATCGAGGGCATCACCGACTACGAGGGCGAGGTGAAGACGCGCATGAGCACCGACAACTACGGCGACGTCCTCGCGATCCCCGGCTCGGTGACCCCGGACCAGTACGCCGACTTCTTCGAGCCGCTCGGCACGCAGGAGGAGATCGGCGCCGAGTACCAGTGGATCAACGACAAGTCCTTCGAGGGCCAGTCGTACGGCATCCCGGTCGTCGGCAACGTGCAGGGCTACGTCTACAACAAGCGCGTGTGGGAGGAGGCCGGCGTCACCGAGTTCCCCGACACGCCCGACGCCTTCCTCGACGCGCTGCGGAAGATCAAGGACCACGGCGTCGAGGTCGCGCCGCTCTACACCAACTACAAGGACGGCTGGCCGCTGTCGCAGTGGGACGGCTGGCTCGGCGCCGTCACGGCCGACCCGGACTGGAAGAACAAGATCGTCGAGTCCGACACACCGTGGACGCCGGACAGCGACTACGGCGTCGTCGACGGCCTCGTCTACGAGGCGGTCGCGCGGGGCCTGACCGAGGCCGACCCGACGACCACCAACTGGGAGGAGTCGAAGCGTCTGCTCGGCACCGGCCAGGTCGCCACGATGGTGCTCGGCTCGTGGGCCATCCCGCAGATGCAGGCCGCCGCGGAGGCCGCCGGCGAGGACCCGGCCGACATCGCCTACGCCCCGACGCCCGTCAAGGTCGACGGCACGTTCCACTCCGTCGCCGGCGGCGACTACAACCTGGGCATCAACGTGCACTCGAAGAACAAGGCGACCGCGCGCGCGTGGATCGACTGGTTCAACCACGAGTCGGGCTTCTCGGAGTCCCAGGCGGGCCTCTCGCCGATCATCGACGGCCCGGTGCCGGCCGCCCTCGACAGCTTCGTCTCCGAGGTCGAGCTCATCACGCTGAACCCCGCCCCCGAGGGCAAGGAGGCGCTGTTCGGCGACATCGACAAGGCGTCGGGCATCGTCACCACGGACCCGAAGTTCCGTCAGCAGACCGTCGACGACGCCCGCTCGGGCGCCCGCACCCTCGAGCAGATCTTCGACGACCTCAACGCCAAGTGGGCCGAGGGTCGGGCGTCGGTCGCCTGA
- a CDS encoding carbohydrate ABC transporter permease: MTTAPSGLTGPVTAAAQQSDAARTPRKPRGGAGRGTAWYRRLTPYFFLLVPVGLLLLLTYVPVVNMFWYSLTDWDGLDKTKSFVGLENFVDVFTEPANVRVFVVSLYYFVGSFVQMALALYFATILSFKVRFKNLWKGILFFPYLINGVAIGLIFLNFLKPGGGLDTVLMAAGLESLIQQWTGDPDIANYSLAAVSVWRYMGLNFVMFLGAIQSINSEIYEAAEIDGASRWQQFWSIILPSIRPIVGLSFILAISGALSVFEIPFVMTGGANGTETFVIRTIWTGFERSMVGLASAMAVVLLLIVLVITWIQRKVVPDEEVDLT; encoded by the coding sequence ATGACGACCGCTCCCTCGGGCCTCACCGGCCCGGTGACGGCGGCCGCGCAGCAGTCCGACGCGGCCCGCACCCCCCGGAAGCCCCGGGGCGGTGCGGGCCGCGGCACCGCGTGGTACCGCCGGCTCACGCCGTACTTCTTCCTGCTGGTCCCCGTCGGGCTCCTGCTTCTCCTCACGTACGTCCCCGTCGTCAACATGTTCTGGTACTCGCTGACGGACTGGGACGGCCTCGACAAGACGAAGAGCTTCGTCGGCCTCGAGAACTTCGTGGACGTGTTCACCGAGCCCGCGAACGTGCGCGTGTTCGTCGTGTCGCTCTACTACTTCGTCGGCTCGTTCGTGCAGATGGCGCTCGCGCTGTACTTCGCGACGATCCTGTCGTTCAAGGTGCGGTTCAAGAACCTGTGGAAGGGCATCCTCTTCTTCCCGTACCTCATCAACGGCGTCGCGATCGGCCTGATCTTCCTCAACTTCCTCAAGCCCGGCGGCGGCCTCGACACGGTGCTCATGGCGGCCGGCCTGGAGAGCCTGATCCAGCAGTGGACCGGTGACCCCGACATCGCGAACTACTCGCTCGCGGCCGTCTCGGTGTGGCGCTACATGGGCCTGAACTTCGTGATGTTCCTCGGCGCCATCCAGTCGATCAACAGCGAGATCTACGAGGCCGCCGAGATCGACGGCGCGAGCCGCTGGCAGCAGTTCTGGAGCATCATCCTGCCGTCGATCCGCCCGATCGTCGGGCTGTCGTTCATCCTCGCGATCTCCGGCGCGCTGTCGGTGTTCGAGATCCCGTTCGTCATGACGGGCGGCGCGAACGGCACCGAGACGTTCGTCATCCGCACCATCTGGACCGGCTTCGAGCGCAGCATGGTCGGCCTCGCCTCGGCGATGGCCGTGGTGCTCCTGCTCATCGTGCTGGTCATCACGTGGATCCAGCGCAAGGTCGTCCCCGACGAGGAGGTGGACCTCACATGA
- a CDS encoding carbohydrate ABC transporter permease → MIRAVTGTAKYVSLVVASIAMLLPLGLILFGSFKTDQEFLSTGPMTPPADWFNVENYVTAFTRGNMLGAFGNTVVIFAAAIVGTILIGAATAYALDRFRFIGRGTVLKLFLLATLVPGVTTQVATFQIINGLGLYDSQLALILLFMGTDIISIYIFLQFVRAIPRSLDEAAMIEGAGHLRIFFQIILPNLKPAIATVVIIKGIGIYNEFFLPFLYLPTKDLRPISTTLFDFKGPFGAQWEVISAGVVITIIPILVLFLFLQRWIYNGFTSGATK, encoded by the coding sequence ATGATCCGCGCCGTCACCGGCACCGCGAAGTACGTCTCCCTCGTGGTGGCGTCGATCGCGATGCTCCTGCCGCTCGGGCTCATCCTCTTCGGGTCGTTCAAGACCGACCAGGAGTTCCTCTCGACGGGCCCGATGACCCCGCCGGCCGACTGGTTCAACGTCGAGAACTACGTGACCGCGTTCACCCGCGGCAACATGCTCGGCGCGTTCGGGAACACGGTGGTCATCTTCGCCGCGGCGATCGTCGGCACGATCCTCATCGGCGCCGCCACCGCCTACGCGCTCGACCGCTTCCGGTTCATCGGCCGCGGCACCGTGCTCAAGCTGTTCCTGCTCGCGACGCTCGTCCCCGGCGTCACCACGCAGGTCGCGACGTTCCAGATCATCAACGGCCTGGGCCTCTACGACTCCCAGCTCGCGCTGATCCTGCTGTTCATGGGCACCGACATCATCTCGATCTACATCTTCCTGCAGTTCGTCCGGGCCATTCCCCGGTCGCTCGACGAGGCGGCGATGATCGAGGGCGCCGGGCACCTGCGGATCTTCTTCCAGATCATCCTGCCCAACCTCAAGCCCGCGATCGCGACCGTCGTCATCATCAAGGGCATCGGCATCTACAACGAGTTCTTCCTGCCGTTCCTCTACCTGCCCACGAAGGACCTGCGGCCGATCTCGACGACCCTGTTCGACTTCAAGGGCCCGTTCGGCGCGCAGTGGGAGGTCATCTCGGCGGGCGTCGTCATCACGATCATCCCGATCCTCGTGCTGTTCCTGTTCCTGCAGCGCTGGATCTACAACGGCTTCACCTCGGGCGCCACGAAGTAG
- a CDS encoding alpha-galactosidase, with the protein MSTEPRDTDVPDPPTTDLVHLRADGVSVVVDLVGGTLPRVLHWGADLGAPDPAVLADLRHATRPVPLGFPVDGEVAAAVLPEQSAGHVGTPGLTGSRDGRDFSTAFAVTGHTVEHTDDATQRLAVQAVDAAAGLALELVLELTAQGLVRQRGTLTNTADDVYALDGLLLTLPVPAAATELLDFSGRWARERSPQRTAFTHGTRLRDNRRGRTGYDTAFVLVAGTPSFGHRRGQVWGLHTAWSGNHRTLAERSHHQPGLLGGGELLTAGEVRLAPGESYTSPWTYGSWGVGLDALAGRFHRWMRARPQHPRTPRPVTLNTWEAVYFAHDLDRLTELADAAAAIGAERYVLDDGWFGSRRDDTRGLGDWYVSADVWPEGLHPLVDHVTGLGMQFGLWVEPEMVNPDSDLARAHPDWILRVPARLPRPARHQQVLDLAHPDAYAYILERLDALLTEYRIGYLKWDHNRDLVDAGHAGVAGVHGQTLAVYRLLDELRARHPGVEIESCSSGGARVDLEILQRTDRIWGSDCIDALERQQIQRWTNLLVPLELIGAHVGSGTAHSTGRRHALSFRAGTALFGHLGIEWDLREADAAQRAELAAWVAAYKELRGLLHTGTAVHADVADPSHHVHGVVAHDGSDAVFAVVATATSDALPTGRLTFPGLDPDATYHVRPQPPGDVVDGLGSHGPSLPWWTPDGVRLTGRVLAEVGVQVPVLFPEHLVLVRATRV; encoded by the coding sequence GTGAGCACCGAGCCGCGGGACACCGACGTCCCCGACCCCCCGACCACCGACCTCGTCCACCTGCGCGCCGACGGCGTCAGCGTGGTCGTCGACCTCGTCGGCGGCACGCTCCCGCGCGTGCTGCACTGGGGCGCCGACCTCGGCGCGCCCGACCCGGCGGTCCTGGCCGACCTCCGGCACGCGACGCGGCCCGTGCCCCTCGGGTTCCCGGTCGACGGGGAGGTCGCCGCCGCGGTGCTGCCCGAGCAGTCCGCCGGGCACGTCGGCACGCCGGGGCTCACCGGCTCGCGCGACGGGCGCGACTTCTCGACGGCGTTCGCCGTCACCGGGCACACGGTCGAGCACACCGACGACGCGACGCAGCGGCTCGCCGTCCAGGCCGTCGACGCCGCCGCCGGTCTCGCGCTCGAGCTCGTCCTCGAGCTCACCGCGCAGGGCCTGGTGCGGCAGCGCGGCACGCTCACCAACACGGCCGACGACGTCTACGCGCTCGACGGGCTGCTCCTCACGCTGCCCGTGCCCGCCGCCGCGACCGAGCTGCTCGACTTCAGCGGCCGCTGGGCGCGCGAACGCAGCCCGCAGCGGACCGCGTTCACGCACGGCACGCGGCTGCGCGACAACCGGCGCGGCCGGACCGGGTACGACACCGCGTTCGTCCTCGTCGCCGGCACGCCGTCGTTCGGGCACCGCCGCGGACAGGTCTGGGGGCTGCACACCGCGTGGTCGGGCAACCACCGCACGCTCGCCGAACGCAGCCACCACCAGCCGGGCCTGCTGGGCGGCGGCGAGCTGCTGACGGCGGGCGAGGTCCGGCTCGCGCCCGGTGAGTCGTACACGAGCCCGTGGACCTACGGGTCGTGGGGCGTCGGGCTCGACGCGCTCGCGGGCCGGTTCCACCGGTGGATGCGCGCGCGGCCGCAGCACCCGCGCACGCCCCGGCCGGTCACGCTCAACACCTGGGAGGCCGTCTACTTCGCGCACGACCTGGACCGCCTCACCGAGCTGGCCGACGCCGCCGCGGCGATCGGCGCGGAGCGGTACGTCCTCGACGACGGCTGGTTCGGCTCCCGGCGGGACGACACCCGCGGGCTCGGTGACTGGTACGTCTCCGCCGACGTCTGGCCCGAGGGCCTGCACCCGCTCGTCGACCACGTGACCGGGCTCGGGATGCAGTTCGGGCTGTGGGTCGAGCCCGAGATGGTCAACCCGGACTCCGACCTCGCGCGGGCGCACCCCGACTGGATCCTGCGCGTGCCCGCCCGCCTGCCGCGGCCGGCACGGCACCAGCAGGTGCTCGACCTGGCGCACCCCGACGCGTACGCGTACATCCTCGAGCGGCTCGACGCCCTGCTCACCGAGTACCGGATCGGGTACCTCAAGTGGGACCACAACCGCGACCTCGTCGACGCGGGCCACGCGGGCGTCGCGGGCGTCCACGGGCAGACGCTCGCGGTCTACCGGCTGCTCGACGAGCTGCGCGCCCGGCACCCCGGGGTCGAGATCGAGTCGTGCTCGTCGGGAGGCGCGCGCGTCGACCTGGAGATCCTGCAGCGCACCGACCGGATCTGGGGGAGCGACTGCATCGACGCGCTCGAGCGGCAGCAGATCCAGCGCTGGACCAACCTCCTCGTGCCGCTCGAGCTGATCGGGGCGCACGTCGGGTCGGGCACCGCGCACAGCACCGGCCGGCGGCACGCGCTGTCGTTCCGGGCGGGGACGGCGCTGTTCGGGCACCTCGGCATCGAGTGGGACCTACGCGAGGCCGACGCGGCGCAGCGGGCCGAGCTCGCCGCGTGGGTCGCTGCGTACAAGGAGCTGCGCGGGCTCCTGCACACCGGGACCGCCGTGCACGCCGACGTCGCCGACCCGTCGCACCACGTGCACGGCGTCGTGGCGCACGACGGGTCGGACGCGGTGTTCGCCGTCGTCGCGACCGCCACCTCGGACGCGCTGCCGACCGGACGGCTCACGTTCCCCGGGCTCGACCCCGACGCGACGTACCACGTGCGGCCCCAGCCGCCCGGCGACGTCGTCGACGGGCTCGGGAGCCACGGGCCGTCGCTGCCCTGGTGGACGCCCGACGGGGTGCGGCTCACGGGGCGTGTGCTCGCCGAGGTCGGGGTGCAGGTGCCGGTGCTGTTCCCCGAGCACCTGGTCCTCGTCCGGGCGACGCGCGTCTGA